From a single Porites lutea chromosome 10, jaPorLute2.1, whole genome shotgun sequence genomic region:
- the LOC140950465 gene encoding uncharacterized protein isoform X1, with amino-acid sequence MEISAVATALLSVVFIYLPIGVFSSICYRLNPLLFERCINLGYNYTASFPNDINFQEKTLAYQLEQDTRLFKQCSRHLDIMLCAIYVPKCVENVNFPVLPCREVCEDFVRDCEAEVVYEKIEWIKGLCRLLPSIRKDRKCLRPANYKPRDNTTAPILQNCAKLRMSSCSHLGYTHTTQSSDLQFILNNVLKGKNFGNHSTCSSTIKNILCAEFAPPCFPEHKEKIVLHTVCKSDCENARKECPELYSKHFSEHSFCELMATEKSDLEGFCKLTKWPTAVRWPTHPNLTEAPTLHSSKPTTSSSSSRPSSPDLPSTQSSVNFPNSVPPSPNVPLHAKASTPVVVTSVCTVILVMTVIGIVFLLLLRKRRRCYQGWSVRGYREQLNELEITVSLRT; translated from the exons ATGGAGATCAGCGCCGTAGCAACAGCGTTACTTTCTGTGGTTTTCATTTACTTACCGATCGGAGTTTTCTCTAGTATCTGCTATCGTTTGAACCCTTTGTTGTTTGAAAGATGTATAAATCTTGGCTACAACTACACTGCCAGTTTCCCTAATGATATCAACTTTCAGGAGAAGACTTTGGCTTATCAATTGGAGCAAGATACAAGACTGTTCAAACAATGCTCTCGACATTTAGATATTATGTTGTGCGCTATTTATGTCCCTAAATGTGTTGAAAACGTTAACTTTCCCGTTCTGCCGTGTAGAGAAGTTTGTGAAGATTTTGTAAGAGACTGTGAAGCGGAAGTCGTCTATGAAAAAATCGAATGGATTAAAGGCCTATGCCGACTCTTGCCTTCGATTCGAAAAGACAGGAAGTGCCTTAGACCGGCGAATTATAAACCTCGCGACAACACAACGG CTCCCATTCTTCAGAACTGTGCCAAGCTGCGTATGTCATCATGTTCTCATCTCGGCTACACACACACCACACAATCAAGTGACCTACAATTTATTCTAAACAATGTGCTCAAAGGAAAAAACTTTGGAAATCACTCTACGTGTTCGTCGACTATTAAAAATATTCTCTGCGCGGAGTTCGCTCCGCCATGCTTCCCCGAGCACAAAGAGAAAATAGTACTCCACACGGTATGCAAGTCCGATTGTGAAAACGCGCGAAAAGAATGCCCCGAGTTATATAGCAAGCATTTTAGTGAACACAGCTTCTGTGAGCTAATGGCAACAGAAAAGAGTGATTTGGAAGGATTTTGTAAGCTTACAAAATGGCCGACTGCCGTACGGTGGCCGACACACCCAAATCTCACGG AAGCACCAACTCTCCACTCTTCAAAACCCACAACCTCTTCGTCTTCCTCCAGACCTTCCTCACCAGACTTACCTTCGACCCAGTCATCCGTGAATTTTCCCAATTCGGTTCCTCCCAGTCCCAACGTCCCTTTGCACGCCAAAGCGTCCACGCCAGTTGTCGTCACTTCCGTGTGTACGGTTATTCTTGTGATGACTGTCATCGGCATCGTATTTTTACTCCTGCTGAGAAAGCGGCGTCGATGTTATCAAGGCTGGTCAGTGAGAGGATATCGTGAACAGTTAAACGAGTTAGAGATCACGGTCTCCTTAAGGACGTAA